Proteins encoded together in one Gallaecimonas xiamenensis 3-C-1 window:
- the yejK gene encoding nucleoid-associated protein YejK, protein MSINVKALILHRLELNQEGLLVVTPRHQTLPATEAVTQLIAELHASYAAKPGKGFAAFNDSGSSFAEALANYLDGQSEFVPFSLQAADLLQAQLNQYGLVETGYLLLAHYQHLAVDKLLVMQLKAQESVTITDALDLGQTRFLELKSLQLAASVDLTAWQVEPERRQYISFVRGRAGRKVSDFFLDFLGCVEGVDAKAQSKALLTAVDDYCAAAGLEGEERQDLGKQVFSYCKEKAASGEEVTVAELSDSLPPWEGESRFADFAAQGDYGLEDKFPVEQSALKALVKFSGTGAGVTISFEEKHLGERVIYDMATDTLTIKGIPANLRDQLKRRLGEH, encoded by the coding sequence ATGAGCATCAACGTCAAAGCCCTTATCCTTCATCGCCTGGAGTTGAACCAGGAAGGCCTGCTGGTGGTGACCCCCCGTCATCAGACCCTGCCGGCCACCGAAGCGGTTACCCAACTGATCGCCGAGCTGCACGCCAGCTACGCGGCCAAACCCGGCAAGGGCTTTGCCGCTTTTAACGATAGTGGTTCGTCTTTTGCCGAAGCCCTGGCCAACTACCTGGACGGCCAGAGCGAGTTTGTGCCCTTTAGCCTGCAGGCCGCCGATCTGCTCCAGGCCCAGCTCAACCAGTATGGCCTGGTGGAAACCGGTTACCTGCTGCTGGCCCATTACCAGCACCTGGCGGTGGACAAGCTGCTGGTGATGCAGCTAAAAGCCCAGGAGTCGGTCACCATCACCGACGCCCTGGACCTGGGCCAGACCCGCTTTTTGGAGCTCAAAAGCCTGCAACTGGCCGCCAGTGTCGATTTGACCGCCTGGCAGGTGGAGCCGGAGCGGCGCCAATACATCAGCTTTGTGCGGGGCCGGGCCGGCCGCAAGGTGTCCGACTTTTTCCTGGATTTTCTTGGCTGTGTCGAAGGGGTGGACGCCAAGGCCCAGAGCAAGGCCCTGTTGACCGCAGTAGACGACTACTGCGCCGCCGCTGGCCTTGAGGGGGAAGAGCGCCAGGATCTTGGTAAGCAGGTATTCAGTTACTGCAAGGAAAAAGCGGCCAGCGGCGAGGAAGTCACCGTTGCCGAGCTGTCCGATAGCCTGCCTCCTTGGGAAGGGGAAAGCCGCTTCGCCGACTTTGCCGCCCAAGGGGATTACGGCCTGGAAGATAAGTTCCCGGTGGAGCAAAGCGCCCTCAAAGCCCTGGTGAAATTTTCCGGCACCGGCGCCGGGGTCACCATCAGCTTCGAAGAAAAACACCTGGGGGAACGGGTTATCTACGATATGGCCACCGACACCCTGACCATCAAGGGCATT
- a CDS encoding DUF1414 domain-containing protein, whose amino-acid sequence MPFQSKYDPERITNLSSDLLGLLSKEKVPVDLALMVLGNVLSNVVNDNVPAGQRAALVKQFAKTLEQSVVAGHH is encoded by the coding sequence ATGCCCTTTCAATCCAAATACGATCCCGAGCGCATTACCAACCTGTCCAGCGACCTGCTGGGGCTGCTGAGCAAGGAAAAAGTGCCGGTGGATCTGGCCCTGATGGTGCTGGGCAACGTCCTTAGCAACGTGGTCAACGACAATGTGCCGGCCGGCCAACGGGCCGCCCTGGTCAAGCAGTTCGCCAAAACCTTGGAGCAAAGCGTGGTGGCCGGTCACCACTAA